A single region of the Blastopirellula marina genome encodes:
- a CDS encoding DnaJ C-terminal domain-containing protein, producing the protein MADDYYKILGVSRSATPEEIRKAYKKMAQKYHPDLNPDDKAAHTKFKEIQNAYDVIGDAEKRKKYDQFGSNFENMGAGPGPGGGGPGGFHQWRSAGGGPGGGQFEFDLGDLFGGGGGPDLSDIFGGMGGGGGGGRRRHAQPVRGNDIQHDVTVPFKQAMEGGEINLNVRRPGGEMERLTAKIPPGIEDGKKIRLRGQGDPGPNGGPAGDLLIRIHVQAHKYFKRNGKDLEVTVPVSLAEAMLGGSIDVPTPGGTVTMKIPAGSSSGKRLRVRGQGVPATSGDAGDLYVVLQIALPEKPTEELKQAVEKFAEDHAEDPRKDLSW; encoded by the coding sequence ATGGCTGACGATTACTACAAGATTCTGGGTGTCTCACGATCCGCTACGCCGGAAGAGATCCGCAAGGCCTATAAGAAAATGGCCCAGAAGTATCATCCGGACCTCAACCCGGACGATAAAGCGGCTCATACGAAGTTCAAAGAGATTCAGAACGCCTACGATGTGATCGGCGACGCTGAAAAGCGGAAGAAATACGACCAGTTCGGCAGCAATTTCGAGAACATGGGAGCCGGCCCTGGTCCTGGTGGCGGCGGTCCTGGCGGTTTTCATCAATGGCGCTCCGCTGGCGGCGGCCCCGGTGGTGGGCAGTTTGAGTTCGACCTCGGAGATCTTTTCGGTGGCGGCGGTGGGCCAGACCTCTCGGACATTTTTGGTGGCATGGGGGGCGGCGGTGGCGGCGGTCGTCGACGTCATGCCCAGCCGGTGCGTGGTAACGACATTCAGCACGACGTGACCGTTCCCTTCAAGCAAGCCATGGAAGGGGGCGAGATCAACCTGAACGTCCGCCGGCCTGGTGGCGAGATGGAACGGCTGACGGCCAAGATTCCTCCTGGCATTGAAGACGGCAAGAAGATCCGTCTTCGCGGCCAAGGGGACCCCGGCCCCAACGGTGGGCCGGCCGGCGACCTGTTGATTCGGATCCATGTCCAGGCTCACAAATACTTCAAACGCAACGGCAAAGACCTGGAAGTCACCGTACCGGTCTCGTTGGCCGAGGCCATGCTGGGTGGTTCGATCGATGTCCCGACACCAGGGGGTACCGTGACCATGAAGATCCCGGCCGGTAGTTCCAGCGGAAAGCGGCTTCGTGTGCGCGGCCAGGGCGTGCCAGCGACCTCGGGGGATGCGGGGGACTTGTACGTTGTTTTGCAGATTGCCCTGCCTGAGAAACCGACCGAAGAGTTGAAGCAGGCCGTCGAGAAGTTCGCCGAAGATCACGCGGAAGATCCCCGCAAGGACCTTAGCTGGTAG
- the rnpA gene encoding ribonuclease P protein component: MTEKSHRFPPQLRLKTPTEFDAVFTRRASAGNGWLVVYAAKNSLGVCRMGLVVAKKKIGNAVQRNRWKRRLREAFRLNREKLPSGFDFVVLPQSKKHPSFEELENGLVQLAHRAARKWKRNHSQQTPPTEGQPPGGRPRG; the protein is encoded by the coding sequence GTGACGGAGAAGTCTCATCGGTTTCCGCCTCAGCTACGTCTGAAGACCCCAACCGAGTTCGACGCGGTGTTCACACGCCGCGCCTCGGCTGGTAACGGCTGGTTGGTGGTGTACGCCGCCAAGAATTCGCTCGGCGTGTGCCGCATGGGGCTGGTCGTTGCGAAAAAGAAGATCGGCAACGCGGTCCAGCGCAATCGCTGGAAGCGGCGTCTGCGCGAGGCGTTTCGGCTCAACCGCGAAAAACTTCCCAGCGGGTTCGATTTCGTCGTGCTGCCACAATCGAAGAAGCATCCGAGCTTCGAGGAACTCGAAAATGGCCTGGTGCAGTTGGCGCATCGCGCTGCCAGAAAGTGGAAGCGAAATCACAGCCAGCAGACCCCACCGACGGAAGGCCAGCCTCCGGGAGGAAGGCCGCGCGGATGA
- a CDS encoding chemotaxis protein CheX encodes MSLQRRHLAIGAHMQVEYINPFIRSTLVTFDTMLGCTIKRDKLCMADQVSDKYEISGVIGLSGRAQGSVVVSLSREVAIQGAAAMLMMEPSEFDGLNEDVIDAVGEIANMVAGSAKAELEELNLSISLPNVVLGHPPDIRFPSQVKPIAVTFACPWGPMALKVGFTPVHAMI; translated from the coding sequence ATGTCGCTTCAACGTCGCCACCTAGCCATCGGTGCTCACATGCAGGTCGAATACATCAATCCGTTCATCCGCTCCACGCTTGTCACCTTCGACACCATGTTGGGCTGTACCATCAAACGAGACAAGCTGTGCATGGCCGACCAGGTCAGTGACAAGTACGAGATCAGCGGTGTGATCGGCCTTTCCGGTCGTGCCCAAGGCTCGGTCGTCGTGAGCCTGTCGCGAGAAGTCGCCATCCAGGGTGCCGCCGCGATGCTGATGATGGAACCCAGTGAATTCGACGGCCTGAACGAAGACGTCATCGATGCCGTCGGCGAAATCGCCAACATGGTCGCTGGCTCGGCCAAAGCAGAACTCGAAGAACTGAACCTCTCGATCAGCCTGCCCAACGTCGTGCTGGGGCACCCTCCCGACATTCGCTTCCCTTCGCAGGTGAAGCCCATCGCCGTGACGTTCGCTTGCCCCTGGGGCCCGATGGCTCTGAAAGTTGGCTTCACGCCTGTGCACGCGATGATCTAA
- the yidD gene encoding membrane protein insertion efficiency factor YidD, with amino-acid sequence MIYLRFLYQGWQALLSEVMIFAVRCYQYTLSPWIGQSCRFYPTCSNYFIGAVRKYGPISGALRGAYRILRCNPFCKSGFDPP; translated from the coding sequence ATGATCTACCTACGATTCCTTTACCAGGGCTGGCAAGCACTGCTGTCCGAGGTGATGATCTTCGCCGTGCGGTGCTATCAGTACACGCTCAGTCCTTGGATCGGACAGTCGTGCCGCTTCTACCCAACGTGCAGCAACTACTTTATTGGTGCCGTGCGAAAGTATGGCCCTATTTCGGGGGCCCTGCGCGGCGCGTACCGGATTTTGCGCTGTAACCCCTTCTGTAAAAGCGGCTTCGACCCGCCGTAA
- the fliG gene encoding flagellar motor switch protein FliG — MSKRDPSQHFSNPSLRKAAIILMSLPEDEAAKLMGKLTPKQVELVCIEIAQLDNLDGKEQETAILAFAEQNPNQLGGGGGGISLAKSLVTKALGKNATETLDNVRQSVESVPFGFLRKVDSQNLLTFIVDEHPQTIALILSHLPASYGAELIAGLPAERQLSVIRRIANMGQTNPEVIREVERGLEDRMASVMSQSFENAGGIPSVAEILNVTDRSTGKALLENLSQEDPDLVEEIRRLMFVFDDIQKLMDKDIQAVLKNVETSQWAMALKGASQDLRDKVVGNMSKRAGEMLLEEMDFLGSVKLSEVEAVQQQIVDIVRRLEDAGEIQLSANDEEEMMIQ; from the coding sequence ATGAGCAAACGCGATCCCAGCCAGCACTTCTCGAATCCTTCGCTCCGCAAGGCAGCGATTATTTTGATGTCGTTGCCTGAGGATGAAGCGGCCAAGCTGATGGGGAAGCTGACGCCCAAGCAGGTCGAACTGGTCTGCATCGAGATCGCTCAGCTCGACAATCTCGACGGAAAAGAACAAGAAACGGCCATTCTCGCGTTCGCCGAACAAAACCCCAACCAACTCGGTGGCGGCGGCGGCGGGATCAGCCTGGCCAAGTCGCTCGTTACCAAGGCCCTGGGGAAGAACGCCACCGAAACGCTCGATAACGTTCGCCAGTCGGTCGAATCGGTTCCCTTCGGCTTCCTGCGGAAAGTCGATAGCCAGAACCTGCTCACCTTCATTGTGGACGAGCACCCTCAGACCATCGCTTTGATTCTTTCGCATCTGCCAGCATCGTACGGGGCAGAGCTGATCGCCGGTCTGCCAGCGGAACGCCAGCTATCGGTCATCCGCCGGATTGCCAACATGGGGCAAACCAACCCCGAGGTGATCCGCGAGGTCGAACGCGGCCTGGAAGATCGAATGGCCAGCGTGATGAGCCAGTCGTTTGAAAACGCAGGCGGTATCCCCAGCGTGGCCGAGATCCTCAACGTGACCGATCGCAGCACCGGCAAGGCCTTGCTCGAAAACCTCTCGCAGGAAGACCCCGACCTGGTCGAAGAAATCCGCCGCTTGATGTTCGTCTTCGACGACATCCAGAAGCTGATGGACAAAGACATTCAGGCGGTGCTCAAGAACGTCGAGACCTCGCAGTGGGCGATGGCCCTCAAAGGTGCCAGCCAAGACCTGCGCGACAAAGTGGTCGGCAACATGTCCAAGCGAGCCGGCGAAATGCTGCTGGAAGAAATGGACTTCCTCGGATCGGTCAAACTATCGGAAGTCGAAGCGGTTCAACAGCAGATCGTCGACATCGTCCGCCGCCTGGAAGACGCCGGCGAAATCCAACTGAGTGCCAACGACGAAGAAGAGATGATGATCCAGTAA
- a CDS encoding triphosphoribosyl-dephospho-CoA synthase, whose protein sequence is MNAPQGLTIGQLASLACTLEVCAPKPGNVHRSADFEDVTLQDFLASAIAIGPVFDQAPSLSLGQLILQSVAATSRMTRTNTNLGMLLLMAPLAMPQDAANLQQDAAAAIENSTAQDAADIYAAINLAKPGGMNTSAEHDIAGSAPPHILDAMKLAADRDSIARQYTTSLADLFDQVVPLLTDTTHKHLPLSQRIVHTHVCLMAQMPDTLIARKNGDETALQSTMLAKRVIDAGPPMEDDYMQQLGNLDFWLRCNGHKRNPGTTADLIAAGLFVCLRQKTIVAPFV, encoded by the coding sequence ATGAACGCACCGCAAGGACTTACCATTGGCCAGTTGGCATCGCTGGCATGTACGCTGGAAGTATGTGCCCCCAAGCCTGGCAACGTGCATCGCAGCGCCGACTTTGAAGACGTCACGCTGCAAGACTTTCTCGCCAGTGCGATCGCCATCGGTCCGGTCTTCGATCAGGCCCCGTCTCTCTCGCTCGGGCAGCTTATCCTGCAAAGTGTCGCCGCAACGTCGCGTATGACCCGCACGAACACCAACCTCGGCATGCTCCTCTTGATGGCTCCTTTGGCGATGCCCCAGGACGCCGCCAACTTGCAGCAAGACGCTGCCGCAGCGATCGAGAACTCGACAGCCCAGGATGCCGCCGATATCTATGCGGCAATCAATCTGGCCAAGCCCGGCGGCATGAATACTTCCGCCGAGCATGACATCGCCGGCAGCGCACCGCCGCACATCCTGGACGCGATGAAACTGGCCGCCGATCGTGATTCGATTGCCCGGCAATACACGACTAGCCTGGCCGATTTGTTCGACCAGGTCGTGCCGCTTTTGACCGATACAACTCACAAGCATCTTCCCCTAAGCCAGCGGATTGTCCATACGCATGTCTGCCTGATGGCTCAGATGCCCGATACACTGATTGCCCGTAAAAATGGGGACGAAACGGCCCTGCAGAGTACCATGCTGGCGAAGCGTGTCATCGACGCCGGCCCACCGATGGAAGATGATTACATGCAGCAGCTGGGCAATCTCGATTTCTGGCTGCGATGCAACGGCCACAAGCGAAACCCCGGCACCACCGCCGACCTGATCGCGGCGGGGCTGTTCGTTTGCCTCCGGCAGAAAACGATTGTCGCCCCGTTTGTCTAA
- a CDS encoding 6-pyruvoyl trahydropterin synthase family protein produces the protein MPVRHWVKLTKDHLVFSAGHFITFGGNICERIHGHNYRVEVELHGPLDDNHYVVDFIALRDSLQEIVTGLDHRMLLPTRHPAIHVTSDAQEVTATFEERRWVFPKEECILLDIPNTTTELLAQWIGQQLLATLQQKLEWKPEVLRVGVDENYGQWGYCEFS, from the coding sequence ATGCCTGTCCGTCATTGGGTCAAGCTAACCAAAGATCACCTCGTCTTCAGTGCCGGGCACTTCATCACGTTCGGCGGCAATATCTGCGAGCGAATCCACGGGCACAACTACCGCGTCGAGGTCGAACTGCACGGCCCCTTGGACGATAATCACTATGTGGTCGATTTCATCGCACTGCGCGACTCGCTGCAAGAGATCGTCACCGGGCTCGACCACCGGATGCTGCTGCCCACCAGGCACCCGGCGATCCACGTGACCAGCGACGCCCAGGAAGTGACCGCCACGTTCGAGGAACGCCGGTGGGTCTTTCCCAAAGAGGAATGCATTCTGCTGGACATCCCTAACACGACCACCGAGCTGCTGGCCCAGTGGATCGGCCAGCAGCTACTGGCCACGCTTCAGCAGAAGCTTGAGTGGAAACCCGAAGTCTTGCGTGTTGGCGTTGACGAAAATTACGGTCAGTGGGGTTACTGCGAATTCTCCTAG
- a CDS encoding alpha/beta fold hydrolase yields MSSSADWRKLYPFSSHYLTLPDARMHYVDEGSGEPMLMVHGNPTWSFYWRNIVTQFRDSHRMVAVDHIGCGPSDKPQQYNYRLQQHIDNLVALIDHLDLTNINLLVHDWGGAIGLGAALARPERFARLVLFNTAAFPPPYCPLRIRACRIPMFGPWMVRTFNAFARPALTMATEKPERFTPDVRAGYIAPYDNYANRIATARFVQDIPLSKSHPTYAVLERIEQELPSLSHLPIQLIWGGKDWCFRLECLDRFQTIWPTARGTIFNDAGHYVVEDASERIEPLLRDFLKQAPTPVAAETPR; encoded by the coding sequence ATGTCATCGTCGGCCGACTGGCGCAAGTTGTACCCGTTTTCGTCGCATTACCTGACGCTGCCTGATGCGCGGATGCACTACGTCGACGAAGGTTCCGGCGAGCCCATGCTGATGGTGCACGGCAACCCGACCTGGTCGTTCTACTGGCGAAACATCGTTACCCAGTTTCGCGATTCCCACCGCATGGTGGCCGTCGATCACATCGGGTGCGGGCCTAGTGACAAACCGCAGCAGTACAACTACCGTCTCCAGCAGCATATCGACAACCTGGTGGCCCTGATCGACCACCTCGACCTGACGAATATCAATCTGCTGGTACACGACTGGGGCGGAGCCATTGGGCTGGGTGCGGCATTGGCTCGACCCGAGCGGTTTGCCCGGCTAGTGCTGTTCAACACAGCCGCGTTTCCCCCACCGTATTGTCCGCTGCGCATTCGTGCGTGCCGCATACCTATGTTCGGCCCCTGGATGGTTCGTACATTCAATGCCTTCGCTCGGCCCGCATTGACCATGGCCACCGAAAAGCCAGAACGCTTCACGCCCGACGTGCGTGCCGGCTACATTGCCCCGTACGACAACTACGCCAACCGCATCGCGACCGCGCGCTTCGTGCAGGATATTCCTCTTTCCAAGAGCCACCCCACGTATGCCGTGCTCGAGCGAATCGAGCAAGAACTGCCCAGCTTGTCGCATCTTCCCATTCAACTGATTTGGGGAGGCAAAGACTGGTGTTTCCGGCTGGAGTGCCTGGACCGATTCCAAACGATCTGGCCGACCGCCAGGGGCACCATTTTCAACGATGCAGGGCACTACGTTGTGGAAGACGCCAGCGAACGCATCGAGCCGCTGCTGCGTGATTTCCTGAAGCAGGCCCCGACGCCCGTCGCAGCCGAGACGCCGCGATGA